In a genomic window of Thalassophryne amazonica chromosome 12, fThaAma1.1, whole genome shotgun sequence:
- the LOC117521116 gene encoding ras-related protein Rap-2b-like — protein MREYKVVVLGSGGVGKSALTVQFVTGSFIEKYDPTIEDFYRKEIEVDSSPSVLEILDTAGTEQFASMRDLYIKNGQGFILVYSLVNQQSFQDIKPMRDQIIRVKRYERVPMILVGNKVDLEGEREVSSGEGKALAQDWNCPFMETSAKNKGSVDELFAEIVRQMNYSAAPSGGNKCCSCVLL, from the coding sequence ATGAGGGAGTACAAAGTGGTTGTTTTGGGATCGGGCGGAGTCGGTAAATCCGCACTGACCGTCCAGTTCGTGACCGGATCCTTCATCGAGAAGTACGACCCCACCATAGAGGATTTCTACAGGAAGGAGATCGAGGTGGACTCCTCTCCGTCCGTGCTGGAGATCCTGGACACGGCGGGGACCGAGCAGTTCGCCTCCATGCGAGACCTGTACATCAAAAACGGCCAGGGCTTCATCCTGGTCTACAGCCTGGTCAACCAGCAGAGCTTCCAGGACATCAAGCCCATGAGAGACCAGATCATCCGGGTTAAGAGGTACGAGAGGGTTCCCATGATCCTGGTGGGCAACAAGGTGGAcctggagggagagagagaggtgtccTCTGGAGAAGGCAAGGCTCTGGCCCAGGACTGGAACTGCCCCTTTATGGAGACCTCAGCCAAAAACAAAGGCTCGGTGGACGAACTGTTTGCAGAAATTGTCCGACAGATGAACTATTCTGCTGCTCCCAGCGGCGGAAACAAGTGCTGCTCCTGCGTCCTGCTCTAA